Within Candidatus Neomarinimicrobiota bacterium, the genomic segment TTTCATTTTTTGTCATTTCGTACACTTCAAGCAGACCGTCTTTGTTCATCCACAGGCCTTCACGGCTGCTATTCGAGAAGTCATATATCTCCGTCAGTTCGATAGCCTGTTCAGGGCAAGCTTGCTCACAGAATCCGCAATAGATACACCTCAGAAGATCAATATCAAAACGGACCGGATAACGCTCCTTGCCGTCTTCCCACGGGGATGCTCCTGGCACGATATGGATACATCGCGAAGGACAGGCGGCGGCACACATTTCACAGGCGACACAGCGGATTCTGCCATTGGGACACTTATTGAGACGATGAAGACCGCGGTATCCTTCGGGTGGGATGTGCTTGGTATCAGGATACTGGATCGTCACTTTCTTCTGGAAAAAATGCCGTAAAGTCACCTTCAGACCGTTCAGCAAAGCCGGGATATATAGTTTATCCCAAAAGGTCGGTTCATATGATGTAACAATAGTAGCCATCAGTTTAGACTGTCAAGGTCAGGTATCCGGCGGTTAGAAAAATATTTACTAATGCCAGTGGAAGCATCACCTTCCAGCCCAATCTCATAAGTTGATCGTAGCGAAATCTTGGGAATGTCCAGCGAACCCAAATGAAGATAAATAGGAATAGCGCTGTTTTGATTACAAAAGCAATCACAGAAAGCAGAACACCCAAATTTCCTAACGCCGCTTCATTCAGCAGAGGAATATCCCAGCCCCCAAGGAAAAGGGTCACCGTCAGCGCTGAGGCGGTAATCACGTTGGCGTATTCTGCCATGTAGAACATGGCAAACTTGAGACTACTGTATTCCGTATGATAACCCCCGACCAGCTCCTGCTCAGCTTCCGTCAGATCGAACGGTAGTCGATTCGTCTCCGCATAGACAGCAACCACAAAGATTAGAAATGCTAGTGGCTGTTTGAAAACGTTCCACGACAGAAAATGTCCCTGTTGCTGAGTGATAATATCATTGAGCCTGAGGGAACCCGCCAACAGGATAATGCTGACAATGGCCAGTCCCATAGCAAGCTCATAGCTGATCAATTGCGCCGACGACCTTAAGCCGCCGAGAAGAGGGTATTTGCTGTTGGAAGACCACCCCGCCAGTACGATACCGTAAACGCCGACGCTTGTGAGCGCCAAGATATAGAGGATGCCAATATTGATATCTGCCACTTGAAGCTGGATCACCCGTCCAAAAAGGTGAAGTTCTGAACCAAAGGGGATAATGGCGAAAGTCATCAGGGCGGGAACGATAAGCATCACCGGCGCAAGAAGAAAAATAGGTTTGTCCACGCCGGCCGGGATGACATCCTCTTTCATCAGGAATTTTATGCCGTCAGCCACAGGCTGGAGCAGTCCCTTAGGCCCGACCCGGTTGGGCCCTAACCTGTTCTGCATAAAGGCGGAAAATCGTCTTTCCGCCAGAGTCATAACCATGACCGTCAACATTATTGCACCAAAGACCACCAGAGCTTTGACACAAATGATGATGAAAGTGACAGAATCCATTACGACGCCTTCACCTCGCCATTAGTAGAGAGTCCATAATCTCCGAGTCGGAACAGAGATACACCTTCATAAGCCGGAAAACGCTTCCCCATCTCCGCCAAGACTTCCCCCACACCGGAATAGGAAAGTTCCCGTTTGCCAACCGTATTCATCACCTCCATGATGATTGCCCAATCCGGCCTCGCCTTTCCCTTCAGCGGCATGGAAGGTATCAGCCACTGGATCCGACCCTTATCGTTGGTCAATGTCCCCTCTCGCTCGAATGGCGCCGGCCCCGGAAGAATAAGATGCGCCAGCTGAGCTAAAGGGGTCATGGCATAAGTTTGAACCGTCAGGAAATCCATCTTCTTGAGCACTTTATCCCACTCCTGCGTCAACTCCCTGTCTACGCCATCATCCAGCGCATACATCAGCCTGATTTT encodes:
- the nuoI gene encoding NADH-quinone oxidoreductase subunit NuoI — encoded protein: MATIVTSYEPTFWDKLYIPALLNGLKVTLRHFFQKKVTIQYPDTKHIPPEGYRGLHRLNKCPNGRIRCVACEMCAAACPSRCIHIVPGASPWEDGKERYPVRFDIDLLRCIYCGFCEQACPEQAIELTEIYDFSNSSREGLWMNKDGLLEVYEMTKNENYYQKQNQAKELRSG
- the nuoH gene encoding NADH-quinone oxidoreductase subunit NuoH; protein product: MDSVTFIIICVKALVVFGAIMLTVMVMTLAERRFSAFMQNRLGPNRVGPKGLLQPVADGIKFLMKEDVIPAGVDKPIFLLAPVMLIVPALMTFAIIPFGSELHLFGRVIQLQVADINIGILYILALTSVGVYGIVLAGWSSNSKYPLLGGLRSSAQLISYELAMGLAIVSIILLAGSLRLNDIITQQQGHFLSWNVFKQPLAFLIFVVAVYAETNRLPFDLTEAEQELVGGYHTEYSSLKFAMFYMAEYANVITASALTVTLFLGGWDIPLLNEAALGNLGVLLSVIAFVIKTALFLFIFIWVRWTFPRFRYDQLMRLGWKVMLPLALVNIFLTAGYLTLTV